From a region of the Ovis aries strain OAR_USU_Benz2616 breed Rambouillet chromosome 2, ARS-UI_Ramb_v3.0, whole genome shotgun sequence genome:
- the FAM131C gene encoding protein FAM131C: MGSCVSRDLLTSAHKDCPMPQGTAPLNPDLPSIVASDHVTGKDKQMGFCWDPWQTCFQTTNGYLADSRSCSSSYSVAALATSSLVGVVQSIRDHITKPTAMARGRVAHLIEWKGWSAQRAGWELPPADDDEHYSRLPDELREARFAAGVAEQFAITEATLSAWSSLDDGELGPESSPADVLQLQDLGSVCLQDSLLSVHSQDDRLLAFSSPDGWPSPDEPPSPGRQLRPRLPGALGPEAGAGPQGPLRSGDGGLPCEEEDEVFYN; this comes from the exons ATTTGCTCACAAGTGCCCACAAGGACTGCCCCATGCCCCAGGGCACGGCCCCCCTGAACCCAGACTTGCCCTCTATCGTGGCTTCAGACCATGTCACTGGAAAG GACAAACAGATGGGTTTCTGCTGGGATCCTTGGCAG ACCTGCTTCCAGACCACCAACGGCTACCTGGCCGACTCCAGGTCCTGCTCCAGCAGCTACAGCGTGGCAGCCCTGGCCACCTCGTCCCTCGTGG GAGTGGTGCAGAGCATCAGGGACCACATCACAAAGCCCACGGCCATGGCCCGCGGCCGCGTGGCCCACCTCATCGAGTGGAAGGGCTGGAGTGCCCAGCGGGCGGGCTGGGAGCTGCCCCCTGCCGACGACGACGAGCATTACAGCCGCCTTCCGGACGAGCTGCGAGAGGCCCGCTTTGCCGCAG GGGTTGCCGAGCAGTTTGCTATCACGGAGGCCACACTGAGCGCCTGGTCCTCGTTGGACGATGGAGAGCTGGGCCCGGAGAGCAGCCCCGCGGACGTCCTGCAGCTCCAGG ACCTGGGGAGCGTCTGTCTCCAGGACAGCCTTCTGAGTGTCCACTCGCAGGATGACCGTCTTCTGGCCTTCTCCTCCCCCGACGGCTGGCCCTCCCCTGACGAGCCCCCCAGCCCTGGACGGCAGCTGCGGCCGCGGCTCCCAGGGGCCCTGGGGCCTGAGGCGGGGGCCGGACCGCAGGGCCCCCTCCGCTCTGGGGACGGCGGCCTGCCCTGCGAGGAGGAGGACGAGGTGTTCTACAACTGA